Proteins from a genomic interval of Mycoplasmopsis columboralis:
- a CDS encoding Tex-like N-terminal domain-containing protein — protein MNKTNAIEIVAQELNIKTDQVQVVLDMLANGDTVPFISRYRKDATGGLADEQIYKIEDLYKYQNELLKRKEVILKTLQEKNLLSEELQNNILQAQTKSELEALYQPYKEGKITKATEAIALGLEPLAKSIFNNKDPHFQPEVEAKKYLNEKVTSVEMALEYAYYIIAQMLAQDLDLRKKTKDRILQYGFIVTAKNPKAVDENETFKIYYEYRSLIKYIKNHNIMAINRGVDSKILKMSFEYQKQYIVDDYLWKYDRKKINRTSMQISVEDALKRLILPSLEREIFSDLFAKAESSAIVLFSNLVEKMLNGPAVQGHNIIAIDPAFANGCKLAPLDQNGVVLDEVVKIFPPFAAKFTSAKNVELAEKITLDLIKKHNISIIVIGNGTASRETEKFISDLIKKHNLKVEYAVVSEVGASVYSASESAREEFPNLDEQQRSAINIGRKYLDPLNELIKIDPKSLGVGQYQHDVNQKELQNYLDFKVQKVVSSIGVDLNTATKEILTYVPGLSKKHAQNIIDHKKENGVFTSRNALKKVKGIGEKTFEQAIGFLRIFNSKEFLDKTFIHPESYKLTKSIIKDYNLVPTEEGIDVSHLSAQQLASKYNSNVYDIELILNALSSPSKIIRNYKGGFILKDSIMYDEDLRPQMQVQGTVSNVTDFGIFLYIGVKNSLFIHSSKLNLNKEQTPADVYYPGMVLDCLIETVDLEKKKISGVLSQ, from the coding sequence ATGAATAAAACTAACGCTATTGAAATTGTTGCTCAAGAGTTAAATATTAAAACCGACCAAGTGCAAGTGGTTTTAGATATGTTAGCTAACGGAGACACTGTTCCGTTCATTTCACGTTATCGAAAAGATGCCACTGGCGGACTTGCTGATGAGCAAATTTACAAAATTGAAGATCTTTATAAATACCAAAATGAATTACTTAAACGTAAAGAAGTAATTTTAAAAACATTACAAGAAAAAAATCTTTTAAGTGAAGAGCTACAAAACAATATCTTACAAGCTCAAACCAAAAGTGAGCTTGAAGCGTTGTATCAACCATACAAAGAAGGTAAAATCACCAAAGCAACTGAAGCCATTGCTTTGGGTCTTGAACCATTAGCTAAAAGCATTTTTAACAACAAAGATCCACATTTTCAGCCAGAAGTAGAAGCTAAAAAGTATTTAAATGAAAAAGTTACTTCAGTGGAAATGGCTCTTGAATATGCTTATTACATTATTGCTCAAATGTTGGCTCAAGATTTAGATTTACGTAAAAAAACCAAAGATCGAATTTTACAATATGGATTTATTGTCACTGCTAAAAATCCTAAAGCAGTTGATGAAAATGAAACTTTTAAAATTTATTATGAATATCGTTCATTAATCAAATACATCAAAAACCACAACATTATGGCTATTAATCGTGGAGTTGATTCTAAAATTTTAAAGATGTCTTTTGAATATCAAAAACAATATATTGTAGATGATTATTTATGAAAATACGATCGTAAGAAAATTAACCGTACTTCAATGCAAATTTCGGTTGAAGATGCTCTTAAGAGATTGATTTTACCAAGTTTGGAAAGAGAAATTTTCAGTGATTTATTTGCTAAAGCTGAAAGCAGTGCGATTGTTTTATTTTCAAATTTAGTTGAGAAAATGCTAAATGGTCCTGCTGTCCAAGGGCACAATATAATTGCAATCGATCCAGCTTTTGCAAATGGATGTAAGTTAGCACCACTTGATCAAAATGGAGTTGTTTTGGATGAAGTTGTTAAAATTTTCCCTCCTTTTGCTGCTAAATTTACTTCTGCGAAAAATGTGGAATTAGCTGAAAAAATCACTCTTGACTTAATTAAAAAACACAACATTAGCATTATTGTAATTGGGAACGGGACAGCATCTAGAGAAACTGAAAAATTCATCAGTGACTTAATTAAAAAACACAATTTAAAAGTCGAATATGCAGTTGTCTCTGAAGTAGGAGCTAGTGTGTATTCAGCTAGCGAAAGTGCTAGAGAAGAATTTCCAAATTTAGATGAACAGCAAAGAAGCGCAATCAATATAGGGAGAAAATATCTTGATCCACTTAATGAATTAATTAAAATCGATCCTAAGTCTTTAGGTGTGGGTCAATATCAACACGATGTAAATCAAAAAGAATTGCAAAATTATTTAGATTTTAAAGTTCAAAAAGTTGTATCTTCAATTGGAGTTGATTTAAATACCGCAACAAAAGAAATCCTCACTTATGTACCTGGTTTATCAAAAAAACATGCTCAAAACATTATTGATCACAAAAAAGAAAATGGTGTATTTACCAGTAGAAATGCTCTTAAAAAAGTTAAAGGAATTGGCGAGAAAACTTTTGAACAAGCCATTGGATTCTTGCGAATTTTCAACTCAAAAGAATTTTTAGATAAAACATTTATTCACCCAGAATCATATAAATTAACCAAATCAATTATTAAAGACTACAATTTAGTTCCAACTGAAGAAGGAATTGATGTATCACATTTAAGTGCGCAACAATTAGCAAGTAAATACAACAGCAATGTGTATGATATTGAACTAATTTTAAACGCTCTTTCTTCCCCAAGCAAAATTATTCGTAATTACAAAGGCGGATTTATTTTAAAAGACTCTATTATGTATGATGAGGATTTACGTCCTCAAATGCAAGTTCAAGGAACAGTTTCAAACGTAACTGATTTTGGAATTTTTCTTTATATTGGAGTTAAAAATAGTTTATTTATTCACTCTTCAAAACTTAATTTAAATAAAGAACAAACACCAGCAGATGTGTATTATCCAGGAATGGTACTTGATTGTTTAATTGAGACTGTAGACTTAGAAAAGAAAAAAATCTCTGGTGTTTTATCACAGTAA
- the secA gene encoding preprotein translocase subunit SecA: MKSAKNLFDFKTTEMRIAERALKDINKLESFVAQMSDEELKSQTTNFKELLSQGYTLEQIRNDVFAVAREATKRVLGKRPYDVQILGGLLLDLGSVAEMKTGEGKTITSIAPVYLNALLGKGAIVSTVNEYLSERDAVEMGEVFNFLGLTVGINKAQMNPNEKRKAYAADITYSVHSELGFDYLRDNMVENMSEKVQRGLQFCLVDEVDSILIDEAKTPLIISGGEKQDATTYFAADQFVRTLTKDDYLIDEESKAITLTHSGIARANKFFKVDNIYHIENSETVHLIQNALRAHKIMRNDVEYIVRDGKIELVDSFTGRIMDGRSYSEGLQQAIQAKEMVEVEPETQTLATITYQNFFRMFVKLCGMTGTGKTEEQEFIDIYNMRVNVVPTNKPIQRVDEPDAIFASSLDKWNAVTEKVKQLYEKGQPVLIGTAQIEDSEELHKHLLQAGVPHTVLNAKQNASEAEIISKAGQVKSVTIATNMAGRGTDIKPSKEALELGGLYVIGTDKAESRRIDNQLRGRSGRQGDVGTSKFYVSIDDPLMQRFANYESFKEAYADSHGKEVTNKNLRFAFNHAQKKIEGFNYDSRKSVLNYDDVIRQQRDLIYSQRDLILDADDPEFIIERMIKHTTNSIVNFPAYKSKHSYNYAELVKFLNENIGNLIAFNFSLKEISRIYEKDLPEYISNVIIQAFSKWRENALKSAPAEEVNYIEKQIILSTLDEKWKRHINRMEKLRSNVNLVQYSQKNPYQIYTEEGTKMFEAMIENIAFDVMLRIFSNRLGARSLITREMENDPIFQEIMQSFNNDLTKSPAEREQEIINVYNSVKARMEEIAMSLNMYNVTNDKEDEEVPVEQPPISEQSNSQSIQSVEPQNSAQEEKETSTTSDEEMLELLKRDFETLKEEFEETTLDPKVHNLIFNEQEKLQDDSNVETQNDITLLKETVQKIENDAAEQPKRKRGRPPKNKDIQQSEILESKSTKSKPKASKNKSTAETKTNKKTQASTKRTTSKDKAVDK; this comes from the coding sequence ATGAAATCTGCAAAAAACTTATTTGACTTTAAAACAACTGAAATGCGTATTGCCGAAAGAGCGCTAAAAGATATTAACAAACTTGAATCTTTTGTGGCTCAAATGAGCGATGAAGAACTCAAATCGCAAACTACTAACTTTAAAGAATTACTTTCTCAAGGGTATACTTTAGAGCAAATTCGTAATGATGTTTTTGCTGTTGCTCGTGAAGCGACCAAAAGAGTTTTAGGGAAAAGACCTTATGACGTACAAATTTTAGGTGGTTTACTTTTAGATTTAGGTTCTGTGGCTGAAATGAAAACTGGAGAAGGTAAAACCATCACTTCAATAGCTCCGGTTTACTTAAATGCGCTTTTAGGTAAAGGAGCCATTGTTTCAACAGTTAACGAATACTTAAGTGAACGTGATGCTGTCGAAATGGGTGAAGTATTTAACTTTTTAGGATTAACTGTAGGAATTAACAAAGCCCAAATGAATCCAAACGAAAAACGAAAAGCTTATGCAGCTGACATCACATATTCAGTGCACTCAGAACTTGGATTTGATTATCTAAGAGATAACATGGTTGAAAACATGAGTGAAAAAGTGCAAAGAGGATTGCAATTTTGTTTAGTTGATGAGGTTGATTCGATTTTAATTGATGAAGCTAAAACTCCGCTTATTATTTCTGGTGGTGAGAAACAAGATGCAACCACATATTTTGCAGCTGACCAATTTGTGAGAACTTTAACTAAAGATGATTATTTAATCGATGAAGAATCTAAAGCTATTACTTTAACTCACTCAGGAATTGCTAGGGCAAACAAATTTTTCAAAGTTGATAATATCTATCACATTGAAAACTCTGAAACTGTGCATTTAATCCAAAATGCTCTTAGAGCTCATAAAATTATGCGTAATGATGTTGAATACATTGTTCGTGATGGAAAAATTGAACTTGTGGATAGTTTTACCGGACGGATCATGGATGGACGTAGTTATTCAGAAGGACTTCAACAAGCCATTCAAGCTAAAGAAATGGTAGAAGTTGAACCTGAAACCCAAACTTTAGCAACCATTACTTACCAAAACTTCTTCCGTATGTTTGTTAAGCTATGTGGAATGACAGGAACTGGAAAAACCGAAGAGCAAGAATTTATCGATATTTACAACATGCGGGTGAATGTAGTTCCAACTAACAAACCAATTCAACGGGTAGATGAACCGGACGCTATTTTTGCTAGTTCGCTTGATAAATGAAATGCTGTTACTGAAAAAGTTAAACAACTTTACGAAAAAGGACAACCAGTATTAATTGGAACAGCTCAAATCGAAGATTCTGAAGAATTGCATAAACATTTACTTCAAGCAGGAGTTCCTCATACAGTTTTAAATGCTAAACAAAATGCTTCAGAAGCTGAAATTATTTCTAAAGCAGGGCAAGTTAAATCAGTCACAATTGCCACAAATATGGCAGGTAGAGGAACTGATATCAAACCATCAAAAGAGGCTTTAGAATTAGGTGGTTTATACGTTATTGGAACTGATAAAGCAGAATCTAGAAGAATTGACAATCAGCTTAGAGGTCGTTCAGGTCGTCAAGGAGATGTGGGAACCAGTAAATTTTATGTTTCAATTGATGATCCACTTATGCAAAGATTTGCTAACTATGAAAGTTTCAAAGAAGCGTATGCTGATTCTCATGGGAAAGAAGTTACAAATAAAAACTTGCGTTTTGCTTTCAATCATGCTCAAAAGAAAATCGAAGGATTTAACTACGATTCACGTAAATCAGTTCTTAATTATGATGACGTTATTCGTCAACAAAGAGATTTAATTTACTCTCAAAGAGATCTGATTTTAGATGCAGACGATCCTGAATTTATCATCGAAAGAATGATTAAGCATACTACTAATTCAATTGTTAATTTTCCAGCGTACAAAAGCAAACATTCTTATAATTACGCTGAACTTGTAAAGTTCTTAAATGAAAATATTGGTAACTTAATTGCTTTTAATTTTTCATTAAAAGAAATCAGTAGAATTTATGAAAAAGATCTTCCTGAATATATCTCAAACGTTATTATTCAAGCATTTAGCAAATGAAGAGAAAACGCTTTAAAAAGTGCTCCAGCAGAAGAAGTAAATTACATTGAAAAACAAATTATTTTATCTACATTAGATGAAAAGTGAAAACGTCATATTAATCGTATGGAAAAGTTGCGTTCAAATGTTAACTTAGTTCAATATTCACAAAAAAATCCATATCAAATTTATACCGAAGAAGGAACTAAAATGTTTGAAGCAATGATTGAAAATATTGCTTTTGATGTGATGCTAAGAATTTTCTCAAACCGTTTAGGAGCTCGTTCATTAATTACTCGTGAAATGGAAAACGATCCAATCTTCCAAGAAATTATGCAAAGTTTTAACAATGATTTAACTAAATCTCCAGCTGAAAGAGAACAAGAAATCATTAACGTTTACAATAGTGTAAAAGCTCGAATGGAAGAAATAGCAATGAGTTTGAATATGTACAACGTTACAAATGATAAAGAAGATGAAGAAGTTCCAGTTGAACAACCTCCAATAAGTGAACAAAGCAATTCTCAAAGTATTCAAAGTGTTGAACCACAAAATTCAGCTCAAGAAGAAAAAGAGACTTCAACAACTTCTGATGAAGAAATGCTTGAATTACTAAAAAGAGATTTTGAAACACTCAAAGAAGAATTTGAAGAAACTACCTTGGATCCTAAAGTCCATAATCTTATTTTTAATGAACAAGAAAAATTGCAAGATGATTCAAATGTTGAAACTCAAAATGACATTACTCTTTTAAAAGAAACAGTTCAAAAAATTGAGAATGATGCTGCAGAGCAACCAAAACGTAAAAGAGGAAGACCTCCAAAAAATAAAGATATTCAACAATCAGAAATATTAGAAAGTAAATCAACTAAATCAAAACCAAAAGCAAGCAAAAACAAATCAACAGCAGAAACTAAGACAAATAAAAAAACTCAAGCATCAACAAAGAGAACAACTTCAAAGGATAAAGCCGTTGATAAATAA
- a CDS encoding ABC-F family ATP-binding cassette domain-containing protein: MLEVQNLSKIFSDKKLFEGVNLKFTEGNTYGIIGANGAGKSTFLKILSGQVEQTSGNVIIEKNKRISVLSQDHNAYDDFVVTEVVIMGNTDLYAIKEQKDAIYANPEATMEDYEKAAELEEKFGELGGWTAENDAQELLSNLSIPKDKWNSLMKDLTANQKIKVLLAKALFGNPDILIMDEPTNHLDLRSIKWLENFLIDYPNVVIVVSHDSDFLDSICTHIVDIDYNEAKIYTGNYSFWKQSSELAREMMKQSNMKKEAQIEKLKEFIARFSANASKSRQATSRKKSLEKIQLDEIKPSNRKYPYVRWDMNRDHGKQILTVENLTYKNENGEVLFENLSFTLTPGEKMVVIGEDDIAKTKLLAILAGELQPTSGTVEWGQTIKTSYFPNDNAKYFNSDMTILEWISKWPLENTLEENKDVSDSRMRGFLGRMLFSNDSVFKKVNVTSGGEKARLMFSRMMLLESNFIILDQPLDHLDAESIDSVIEGVKSYRGGAIFTTYNRAFVNQCADVILELKNPQESFLFRGTLEEYEEAMEY, translated from the coding sequence ATGTTAGAAGTTCAAAATTTAAGCAAAATTTTTAGTGATAAAAAACTCTTCGAAGGAGTTAATTTAAAATTTACTGAAGGTAATACATACGGAATTATTGGAGCAAATGGAGCTGGGAAATCAACTTTTTTAAAAATTCTTTCTGGACAAGTTGAACAAACTAGTGGAAATGTAATTATTGAAAAAAACAAGCGGATTTCAGTTCTTTCTCAAGATCATAATGCTTATGATGATTTTGTAGTTACTGAAGTAGTAATCATGGGTAATACTGATTTATATGCCATTAAGGAACAAAAAGATGCCATTTACGCCAATCCAGAAGCAACAATGGAAGATTATGAAAAAGCTGCCGAATTAGAAGAAAAATTCGGAGAACTTGGTGGATGAACCGCTGAAAACGATGCTCAAGAGTTACTTTCAAATTTAAGCATTCCTAAAGATAAATGAAATTCTTTAATGAAGGATTTAACAGCCAATCAAAAAATTAAAGTACTTCTTGCTAAAGCTTTATTTGGAAATCCAGATATTTTAATTATGGATGAGCCAACTAACCATTTAGATCTAAGAAGTATCAAATGACTTGAAAACTTTTTAATTGACTATCCAAACGTTGTTATTGTTGTTTCTCACGATAGCGATTTTCTTGATTCAATTTGTACTCACATTGTTGATATTGATTACAATGAAGCTAAAATTTACACTGGTAATTATTCATTTTGAAAACAATCATCTGAATTAGCTAGAGAAATGATGAAACAATCAAACATGAAAAAAGAAGCACAAATTGAAAAACTTAAAGAATTTATTGCTCGTTTTAGTGCTAACGCTTCTAAATCTCGTCAAGCAACTTCAAGAAAAAAATCACTTGAGAAAATTCAACTTGATGAAATTAAACCTTCTAATCGTAAATATCCTTATGTTCGCTGAGACATGAATCGTGATCATGGTAAACAAATTTTAACTGTTGAAAACCTTACTTACAAAAATGAAAACGGGGAAGTACTTTTTGAAAACCTTTCATTTACATTAACACCTGGTGAAAAAATGGTTGTTATTGGAGAAGATGACATTGCTAAAACCAAATTACTAGCTATTTTAGCTGGAGAATTGCAACCAACAAGCGGAACTGTTGAATGAGGACAAACTATTAAAACCAGTTATTTCCCAAATGATAATGCTAAATACTTTAACTCAGATATGACTATTTTAGAGTGAATTTCTAAATGACCACTTGAAAATACTTTAGAGGAAAACAAAGATGTATCCGATTCAAGAATGCGTGGATTCTTAGGAAGAATGCTTTTCTCAAATGATTCAGTATTTAAAAAAGTTAATGTTACAAGTGGAGGAGAAAAAGCTCGTTTAATGTTTTCAAGAATGATGCTTTTAGAAAGTAACTTTATTATTTTGGATCAACCACTTGATCACTTAGATGCTGAAAGTATTGACTCAGTAATTGAGGGGGTTAAATCATACCGTGGAGGGGCTATTTTCACCACATATAACCGTGCTTTCGTTAATCAATGTGCTGATGTTATTTTAGAACTTAAAAACCCTCAAGAAAGTTTCTTATTTAGAGGAACTCTTGAAGAATACGAAGAAGCAATGGAGTATTAA
- a CDS encoding 16S rRNA (uracil(1498)-N(3))-methyltransferase, giving the protein MNRFFVFEKQNDYFILPKATLEHLKVIRVKNKEFICVFEENFYVCVLEENKAKIVSKLNLNHEFNFEVTLAMSIIKLDRFEWMLQKATELGVTKIIPIASQYCDGDLVKYKFNKKRERFETILQNAAEQSFRNKIPVLLPITDFEQAVKIPSKYKFIAHEKVSVQDSKRVSIDDECLLFVGPEGGFSDAEISLAEQHDIKAISLGKRILRAETAALYLLSQIEQK; this is encoded by the coding sequence ATGAATCGCTTTTTTGTTTTTGAAAAACAAAATGATTACTTTATTTTGCCTAAAGCAACCTTAGAACATTTAAAAGTAATTCGAGTTAAAAATAAAGAGTTTATCTGTGTGTTTGAAGAAAATTTTTATGTTTGTGTTTTAGAAGAAAATAAAGCTAAAATTGTGTCTAAACTAAATTTAAATCATGAATTTAATTTTGAAGTAACTTTGGCTATGTCTATTATTAAGTTGGATCGATTTGAATGAATGCTCCAAAAAGCTACTGAACTTGGAGTTACAAAAATTATTCCAATTGCTAGTCAATATTGTGATGGAGATTTGGTTAAATACAAATTTAATAAAAAAAGAGAGCGTTTTGAAACAATCTTACAAAATGCAGCTGAACAATCTTTCCGTAACAAAATTCCTGTTTTGCTACCAATTACTGATTTTGAACAAGCAGTTAAAATACCAAGTAAATACAAATTTATTGCTCATGAAAAAGTAAGCGTTCAAGATTCTAAAAGAGTGTCAATTGATGATGAATGCTTGCTATTTGTAGGGCCTGAAGGTGGATTTTCAGACGCTGAAATTTCTTTAGCCGAACAACATGATATCAAAGCAATTTCACTAGGAAAAAGAATTTTACGTGCAGAAACTGCCGCTCTTTATTTACTTTCTCAAATTGAACAAAAATAA
- a CDS encoding LacI family DNA-binding transcriptional regulator, with the protein MSKQISYKDISEQAGVSISTISRYYNNGYVSTKTRKKIEDVVREHQYYPNHGARLIRGRDQSIFIIMPEWTQNLYFSIVNGIVAACKKNNRRVTITFTGKSSEEYIETVRYILSWRPTSLVIFNPEYDSKLFDFLKTVEDVSIVVYEHQVNGLSWIKVDETAAFYDVTKALISTVSHERSSILFLEDAKLSLTQKEDRYAGFMRACQEKGYSFQKYEVAFNNSKNVSDFIKLTKEKNISNIVCSSHESYIALSVQVTNNLRLTDIGYQSVYDRISSYRSKIFIDYPSIGIEIEKMLLLHSVEKKPQTKSVKVKILTPEQK; encoded by the coding sequence ATGAGTAAACAAATTTCATATAAAGATATCTCCGAACAAGCTGGAGTATCTATTTCAACAATAAGTAGATATTACAATAATGGTTATGTATCAACAAAGACTCGTAAAAAAATTGAGGACGTTGTTAGAGAGCATCAATACTATCCAAATCATGGAGCAAGGTTAATTAGAGGTAGAGATCAATCAATTTTTATTATCATGCCTGAATGAACTCAAAACTTGTACTTTTCAATTGTAAACGGGATTGTAGCAGCATGCAAAAAAAACAATCGAAGAGTGACAATTACTTTCACTGGTAAAAGTAGTGAAGAATATATTGAAACTGTTCGTTATATTCTTTCTTGAAGACCAACCTCATTAGTAATTTTTAATCCTGAATACGATTCAAAATTGTTTGATTTTCTTAAAACTGTAGAAGATGTTTCAATTGTAGTTTATGAGCACCAAGTAAATGGTTTAAGCTGAATTAAAGTAGATGAAACAGCCGCCTTTTATGATGTAACTAAAGCTTTAATTAGTACAGTTTCTCATGAAAGAAGTAGTATTTTATTCTTAGAAGATGCTAAACTTTCACTAACTCAAAAAGAAGATCGTTATGCCGGATTTATGCGTGCTTGCCAAGAAAAAGGATATTCATTCCAAAAATACGAAGTAGCTTTTAACAATTCAAAAAATGTCTCTGACTTTATTAAATTAACCAAAGAAAAAAACATTTCAAACATTGTGTGTTCTTCACATGAATCATATATTGCATTAAGTGTGCAAGTAACTAACAACTTGAGATTAACCGATATTGGTTATCAATCTGTTTATGACCGTATCAGTAGTTATCGTTCAAAAATTTTCATTGATTACCCTTCAATTGGAATCGAAATTGAAAAAATGTTACTTCTTCATTCAGTAGAGAAAAAACCACAAACTAAATCTGTTAAAGTTAAAATCTTAACTCCTGAACAAAAATAA
- the lepA gene encoding translation elongation factor 4, with the protein MNKDKIKNFSIIAHIDHGKSTLADRILELTNTVSQRELKAQFLDSMDLEQERGITIKLNAVQLKYKDYTFHLIDTPGHVDFTYEVSRSLAASEGALLLVDATQGIEAQTLANVYLAIENNLEIIPVINKIDLPSADVERVKQEIEEVIGIPTDHAVLVSAKTGLGVDKLLDAIVEYIPSPKHADDNKPLKALIFDSYFDPYRGVVLLIRIFEGKLKVGDKFKFMSHNTKAEYHVIDLGVRNPHESKKEYLEAGEVGWVSAAIRDAKEVSVGDTITLVDNPTSEALPGYKKMKPVVFTGFYPIDTRDYSVLKESLEKISLSDSSITWEQETSKALGFGFRVGFLGMLHMEILQERLDREYQVGIIATSPSVEYKVHMTNGTHEFISNPTLLPDRTFIEYIEEPYIEASIFVPNEYIGNVMELCQNQRGIYKALEVIDDKRTRIIYELPLAETIFNFFDRLKSSTKGYASFEYEWIGYRTSDLVKVDILLNGDKVDAFSIITHRDKAYEAARELTKKLKDAIPRQNFEVPVQATIGGKIIARETIKAYRKDVTAKLYGGDVTRRQKLLKKQKEGKKRMKKLGSIEVPQEAFLSILKTNTDPQK; encoded by the coding sequence ATGAATAAAGATAAGATTAAAAACTTTTCAATTATTGCTCACATTGACCATGGTAAAAGTACTTTAGCTGATCGGATTTTGGAATTAACAAATACTGTTTCGCAAAGAGAACTTAAAGCCCAATTTCTAGATTCAATGGATTTAGAACAAGAAAGAGGGATTACCATCAAATTAAATGCAGTGCAACTTAAATACAAGGATTACACTTTTCATTTAATTGATACTCCAGGTCATGTTGATTTCACTTATGAAGTATCTCGTTCGCTAGCAGCTAGCGAAGGAGCTCTTTTACTTGTTGATGCCACACAAGGAATTGAAGCACAAACTTTAGCGAATGTGTATTTAGCTATTGAAAACAATCTTGAAATCATTCCAGTTATTAACAAAATTGATTTACCAAGTGCAGATGTTGAACGGGTAAAACAAGAAATTGAAGAAGTGATTGGAATTCCAACCGACCATGCTGTTCTTGTATCGGCTAAAACCGGTTTAGGAGTTGATAAGTTGCTTGATGCTATTGTTGAATACATTCCTTCACCAAAGCATGCTGATGATAATAAACCGCTTAAAGCTTTAATTTTTGATAGTTATTTTGATCCGTATCGTGGAGTGGTGCTTTTAATTAGAATTTTTGAAGGTAAGTTAAAAGTCGGTGATAAATTTAAATTCATGTCACATAACACTAAAGCTGAATATCATGTTATTGATTTAGGAGTAAGAAACCCTCATGAATCTAAAAAAGAATACCTTGAAGCTGGAGAAGTTGGATGAGTATCAGCGGCTATTCGAGATGCTAAAGAAGTTTCAGTAGGAGATACCATCACTTTAGTGGATAATCCCACTTCAGAAGCTCTTCCTGGATACAAAAAAATGAAACCAGTTGTATTTACTGGATTTTATCCAATTGATACACGTGATTATTCAGTGCTTAAAGAATCACTTGAAAAAATTTCGCTTTCAGATTCTTCAATAACCTGAGAACAAGAAACCTCTAAAGCTTTAGGATTTGGTTTTAGAGTTGGGTTTTTAGGAATGTTACACATGGAGATTTTACAAGAGCGTTTAGATCGTGAATATCAAGTAGGTATCATAGCGACATCCCCTTCTGTTGAATATAAAGTACATATGACAAACGGAACTCACGAATTTATTTCTAACCCTACTTTACTTCCAGATCGAACTTTTATTGAATACATTGAAGAGCCTTATATTGAAGCAAGCATTTTTGTGCCTAATGAATACATTGGGAATGTTATGGAACTGTGTCAAAATCAACGGGGAATATATAAAGCTCTTGAAGTAATTGATGATAAACGAACTAGAATTATTTATGAACTCCCTCTTGCGGAAACTATTTTTAATTTCTTTGATCGTTTAAAAAGTTCAACCAAAGGATATGCATCCTTTGAATATGAGTGAATTGGATATCGTACAAGTGATTTAGTTAAGGTTGACATTTTATTAAACGGAGATAAAGTTGACGCTTTTTCTATTATTACTCACCGTGATAAAGCTTATGAAGCTGCTAGAGAACTAACTAAAAAACTTAAAGATGCTATTCCAAGACAAAACTTTGAAGTTCCAGTACAAGCAACAATTGGTGGAAAAATTATTGCTCGTGAAACAATTAAAGCTTACCGTAAAGATGTTACTGCTAAGCTTTACGGAGGAGATGTTACTCGAAGACAAAAGTTGTTGAAAAAACAAAAAGAAGGTAAAAAGAGAATGAAGAAACTTGGATCAATTGAAGTTCCTCAAGAAGCTTTCTTATCAATTCTAAAAACCAATACTGACCCACAAAAATAG